One genomic window of Arcobacter lacus includes the following:
- a CDS encoding NADH-quinone oxidoreductase subunit N, translating to MSQFLYLVPTLTILVGALVLMFMSMYDKFNIKNHIVVSSIFLIIALLFALSNVNNSFSVQPYESFLNNVLTFDSFSNFFNILLIAGTLLTLLIGEHYFQNRSYFKGEFFSILLFALFGMMILAQANELITAFIALEIASFSIYIMVGYNSDDSKRVEAIFKYLVLGSFIGAFYLLGMVLVYGATTSTNLADVSTFIATASQQDMILVYIGLTLILFTFLFKIAAFPFQSWLLDVYRGAPMIITAYMASTFKIAIFSFFLRVILEYISPIIDFWDTILSVIVILTLVFGTWLAVTQQIVKRMLAASSIVHTGYLLLAFIALGYKDGHLINIDSAYAVMFYLIAYLLSALGAFGLTSHIISETNVKVTFDDFKGLAKQRPFLAAMMTIFLLSLAGIPSTIGFIGKIYVFTEAIASGYTVLTVIAIIATIVSVYYYFRLIAMMYFYPATNNCKTEEFDDKRVSTYAIMFVAILTVLGGIGSAIVFFIPAMNIDTLINFSQVAVQSLFIK from the coding sequence ATGAGTCAATTTTTATATTTAGTACCAACACTTACTATTTTAGTTGGTGCATTAGTGCTTATGTTTATGAGCATGTATGATAAATTTAATATTAAAAATCATATTGTTGTATCTTCAATATTTTTAATTATTGCTTTACTATTTGCACTTAGTAATGTAAATAATTCATTTTCAGTTCAACCATATGAAAGTTTTTTAAATAATGTTTTAACTTTTGATAGTTTTTCAAACTTTTTCAATATTTTATTAATTGCTGGAACTTTATTAACGTTGTTAATTGGGGAACATTATTTCCAAAATAGAAGTTATTTTAAAGGTGAATTTTTCTCAATTTTATTATTTGCTCTATTTGGAATGATGATTTTAGCACAAGCGAATGAACTAATTACAGCATTTATTGCTTTAGAAATTGCATCATTTTCTATTTATATTATGGTTGGTTATAATTCTGATGATTCAAAAAGAGTTGAAGCAATTTTCAAATATTTAGTTTTAGGTTCATTTATTGGAGCTTTCTATCTTTTAGGTATGGTTTTAGTTTATGGAGCAACAACAAGTACAAATTTAGCTGATGTTTCAACATTTATAGCAACTGCAAGTCAACAAGATATGATACTTGTGTACATTGGTTTAACTTTAATTCTGTTTACATTTTTATTTAAAATTGCAGCATTTCCATTCCAATCGTGGCTTCTAGATGTTTATAGAGGTGCTCCTATGATTATTACAGCATACATGGCATCAACATTTAAAATTGCAATTTTTTCATTCTTCTTAAGAGTTATATTAGAGTATATATCTCCAATTATAGATTTCTGGGACACTATACTTTCTGTTATTGTAATTTTAACTTTAGTATTTGGAACTTGGTTAGCAGTAACACAACAAATAGTGAAAAGAATGTTAGCTGCATCTTCAATAGTTCATACAGGATACTTGCTTTTAGCATTTATTGCATTAGGTTATAAAGATGGGCATTTGATAAATATTGACTCAGCATATGCTGTAATGTTTTATTTAATTGCTTATTTATTATCTGCTCTTGGGGCATTTGGATTAACTTCACATATTATTTCAGAAACTAATGTAAAAGTTACATTTGATGATTTTAAAGGTTTAGCAAAACAAAGACCATTTTTAGCAGCTATGATGACAATATTTTTATTATCACTTGCAGGAATTCCTTCTACAATAGGATTTATTGGTAAAATTTATGTATTCACTGAAGCAATTGCTTCAGGTTATACTGTGCTTACAGTTATTGCAATAATCGCGACTATTGTTTCAGTATATTATTATTTTAGACTTATTGCGATGATGTATTTTTATCCTGCAACAAATAATTGTAAAACTGAAGAGTTTGATGATAAAAGAGTTTCAACTTATGCGATAATGTTTGTTGCAATTTTAACTGTTTTAGGTGGAATTGGTTCAGCAATAGTATTTTTCATTCCTGCAATGAATATTGATACTTTAATAAACTTCTCACAAGTAGCAGTACAATCTCTATTTATAAAATAA
- a CDS encoding complex I subunit 4 family protein, producing the protein MSSDILSFIIFLPAVVAFGLMITTRDVNTIRNIAFLTTTVILALVLKIYIEFDPNSSMQFVTNVSWIETYGINYYVGLDGFSLTILMMIAILIPTSYLLLWEGKTKGYWINMLLVQTGVTGSLLALDVVLFYFFWEIMLLPVFLLIGQYGFGNKVFTTIKVTVYTMAGSLLMLIAILYLGVAYYSEFGTWSFAYDKLMTISTLDYSTKAWLFLAFLAAFAIKIPIFPLHTWIMETYKNAPTGAVFLLSSIMAKLGVYAIVRFMIPIFPDIYVEFSTWFVAIGLFGLIYFGIAALMQDDIKRMFAYSSASHLSFISAGIFSLNAYGINGALYLIIAHAIATGALFLLVGLMQEQTGFKTIKDLGGIAKKAPIFTFIFAVMLFANVGLPGTNGFVSELLIIFGIYEFNAYLGYISALTVIIGASYMLWMFQRAILQDRPEGAPELTMRDLKIKEIIGLTPWVILVFVMGFYPEIFMDKFEPTVTHYLQDILQIGAAK; encoded by the coding sequence ATGAGTTCAGATATACTTTCGTTTATTATATTTTTACCTGCTGTTGTTGCATTTGGTTTAATGATAACAACAAGAGATGTTAATACAATTAGAAATATAGCTTTTTTAACAACAACTGTTATTTTAGCTTTAGTTTTAAAAATCTATATTGAATTTGACCCAAATTCTAGTATGCAATTTGTTACAAATGTGTCTTGGATTGAAACTTATGGAATTAACTATTATGTTGGATTAGATGGTTTTTCTCTTACAATTTTAATGATGATTGCTATACTTATTCCTACTTCTTATTTATTATTATGGGAAGGTAAAACTAAAGGATATTGGATAAATATGCTTTTAGTTCAAACAGGAGTTACAGGAAGTTTATTAGCATTAGATGTAGTTTTATTCTATTTCTTCTGGGAAATTATGCTTTTACCAGTTTTTTTACTTATTGGACAATATGGATTTGGTAATAAGGTATTTACAACAATAAAAGTAACTGTTTATACAATGGCTGGATCACTTTTAATGTTAATAGCAATTTTATATCTTGGAGTTGCTTATTATAGTGAATTTGGAACTTGGTCGTTTGCATACGATAAATTAATGACAATTTCAACTCTTGATTATTCTACAAAAGCTTGGTTATTTTTAGCGTTTTTAGCTGCATTTGCAATAAAAATTCCAATTTTCCCATTACATACATGGATTATGGAAACTTATAAAAATGCACCAACAGGAGCAGTATTTTTACTATCTTCTATTATGGCAAAACTTGGAGTTTATGCAATTGTTAGATTTATGATTCCAATTTTCCCTGATATTTATGTAGAGTTTTCAACTTGGTTTGTAGCTATTGGTCTATTTGGATTAATCTATTTTGGAATTGCAGCACTTATGCAAGATGATATCAAAAGAATGTTTGCTTATTCTTCAGCGTCACACCTTAGCTTCATATCAGCAGGTATTTTTTCATTAAATGCTTATGGTATAAATGGTGCTTTATATTTAATAATTGCCCATGCTATTGCAACTGGTGCTTTATTCTTACTTGTAGGATTAATGCAAGAACAAACAGGATTTAAAACAATTAAAGATTTAGGTGGAATTGCTAAAAAAGCTCCTATTTTCACATTTATTTTTGCAGTTATGTTATTTGCAAACGTTGGACTTCCTGGAACAAATGGATTTGTTTCTGAACTTTTAATAATCTTTGGTATATATGAATTTAATGCTTATTTAGGGTATATTTCAGCACTTACAGTAATAATTGGAGCTTCATATATGTTATGGATGTTTCAAAGAGCTATTTTACAAGATAGACCAGAAGGTGCACCTGAACTTACAATGAGAGATTTAAAAATTAAAGAAATTATAGGATTAACTCCTTGGGTTATTTTAGTTTTTGTTATGGGATTTTATCCAGAAATTTTTATGGATAAATTTGAACCAACAGTTACACACTACCTACAAGATATTCTACAAATTGGAGCAGCAAAATGA